The Psychromonas sp. MME1 genome window below encodes:
- a CDS encoding LysR family transcriptional regulator — MAILNPNWLNTFVTLIDTGHFTKSAEKLFMTQPGVSQHINKLEDACGHPLIRRDKKSFELTEQGRLVYEYARQLANNEHQLLEKLAFDDPFSGRVTIACSGALALILYPLLLDLQTLHPQLVIQLKAAPNQQILNEIQKGLIDIGIVTHIPNHSLFDVQELGCEQLCLVFPASVESDCIDVNLLTSLGLINHPDAEHYLSLYVAKSQDSHFNTLNISALPVSGYINQISQILQPVARGLGFTVLPKSAIDSFQDPQHLKIFASQKPVMEDLYLVKKRNRLLPARFKTVNAKLQAHFHSLL; from the coding sequence GTGGCTATTTTAAATCCTAACTGGCTCAATACCTTTGTAACGCTGATTGATACCGGTCACTTTACTAAGAGTGCTGAAAAACTATTTATGACTCAGCCTGGTGTTAGCCAACATATTAATAAGCTTGAAGATGCCTGTGGGCATCCGCTTATTCGCCGTGATAAAAAAAGTTTTGAACTCACTGAGCAAGGCCGCCTAGTTTATGAATACGCAAGGCAGTTAGCAAATAACGAACATCAATTATTGGAAAAGTTAGCCTTTGATGATCCCTTTAGTGGACGTGTCACCATCGCCTGTTCTGGTGCGCTGGCATTGATTCTTTATCCGCTGTTATTGGATTTACAAACCTTGCATCCCCAACTTGTGATTCAGTTAAAAGCAGCACCGAACCAGCAAATATTAAATGAAATACAAAAAGGGCTCATTGATATTGGTATTGTTACCCATATCCCTAATCATAGCCTGTTTGATGTGCAAGAACTTGGTTGCGAGCAGTTATGCTTAGTGTTTCCCGCTAGTGTTGAGTCTGATTGCATTGACGTGAATTTATTAACATCGCTTGGGCTGATTAATCACCCAGATGCTGAACATTATTTGTCGCTTTACGTTGCAAAAAGTCAGGATTCCCATTTTAACACATTGAATATTAGCGCCCTGCCGGTATCTGGTTATATCAATCAAATAAGTCAGATATTGCAACCCGTCGCGAGAGGGCTGGGGTTTACCGTCTTACCAAAAAGTGCCATCGATAGTTTTCAAGATCCTCAACATTTAAAAATATTTGCATCACAAAAGCCGGTTATGGAAGATCTATATTTAGTGAAAAAGAGAAACCGCCTACTGCCAGCTAGATTTAAGACCGTCAATGCAAAGTTACAAGCACATTTTCACTCTCTATTGTAA
- a CDS encoding sugar ABC transporter permease has product MENSSELNKQESPMSGINNIKTANNLKLMERIKNINIQMFVMVAAIIFIMLFFSIMTEWSYLTPRNISNLFRQTAITGILAIGMVFVIISGEIDLSVGSLMGLLGGIAAILDVWFGFPLPLTIIITLTTGVLLGAWNGWWIAYRKVPSFIVTLAGYLAFRGILIGITDGTTVAPISNAMGVIGQSYLPSMVSLVIGVGCLAAYFGWQQKRNGMRKKYELSVPSMQRSLMKNAIMGIAVLTVIFLLNDYRGVPTPVLLLIFFALVGTFMATKSRFGRRIYAIGGNIEASRLSGINVERTKLAVYAMNGFLVAVSALILSSRLGAGSPSAGNIAELDAIAACVIGGTSMSGGVGTVMGAVIGAFIMASLDNGMSMMDVPTFWQYIVKGGVLLLAVWMDSASKQKR; this is encoded by the coding sequence ATGGAAAATTCAAGTGAATTAAACAAACAGGAAAGTCCAATGAGTGGAATAAACAACATCAAAACAGCAAATAATTTAAAGCTGATGGAACGAATAAAAAATATTAATATCCAAATGTTCGTTATGGTTGCCGCTATTATTTTCATCATGCTCTTCTTTAGCATTATGACAGAATGGAGTTATTTAACACCCAGAAATATTTCTAACCTTTTTAGACAAACTGCAATCACGGGTATTTTGGCAATAGGGATGGTTTTTGTCATCATTAGTGGCGAAATTGACCTTTCTGTTGGTTCACTAATGGGGTTATTAGGTGGGATAGCAGCTATTTTAGATGTCTGGTTTGGTTTTCCTCTTCCTTTAACAATCATCATAACATTAACCACGGGTGTACTTTTAGGTGCTTGGAATGGTTGGTGGATTGCTTATCGCAAAGTCCCCTCTTTTATTGTTACCTTAGCTGGTTACTTGGCATTTCGAGGTATTTTAATTGGTATAACAGATGGTACAACAGTCGCACCCATTTCAAATGCAATGGGTGTTATCGGGCAAAGTTATCTGCCTAGCATGGTTAGCTTAGTGATTGGTGTTGGTTGCCTTGCAGCTTATTTTGGCTGGCAACAGAAGCGTAATGGTATGCGTAAAAAATATGAGTTATCAGTGCCAAGTATGCAGCGCTCTTTAATGAAAAACGCTATCATGGGTATCGCCGTTTTAACGGTTATATTCTTACTTAATGATTACCGTGGTGTACCGACTCCTGTTTTATTACTTATATTCTTCGCACTTGTTGGTACTTTTATGGCAACAAAATCGCGTTTTGGACGCCGTATCTACGCCATTGGTGGTAATATTGAAGCAAGTCGTTTATCCGGCATCAATGTCGAGCGCACTAAGTTAGCCGTTTATGCAATGAATGGATTCCTAGTCGCTGTTTCTGCCTTAATATTAAGTTCTCGTTTAGGGGCAGGTTCACCTTCGGCGGGTAATATTGCCGAACTTGATGCGATTGCGGCCTGTGTTATCGGGGGCACCAGTATGTCTGGTGGTGTTGGTACGGTTATGGGTGCTGTTATTGGCGCTTTTATAATGGCCTCACTTGATAACGGAATGAGCATGATGGATGTCCCAACCTTCTGGCAATATATAGTCAAAGGTGGCGTTTTATTACTAGCAGTATGGATGGACAGTGCAAGTAAACAAAAACGTTAA
- a CDS encoding CoA pyrophosphatase: protein MDKQPFLNRFILFKQQLDTDLHSSKKSIYKQQKGFKQAAVLIPFVNSATGINILFTERALHLRHHPGQISFPGGKHEASDNSLLDTALRETEEEIGILQGQVDIFGRLPSLSTISGFTINPYLGFIDSDYQLSIDKQEVRSVFEVPLSYLLDSKNFHKQHLVANKQRHYTFCIRYQNRLIWGATAQILHNLQQQIWQ from the coding sequence ATGGATAAACAACCCTTTTTAAATCGTTTTATATTATTCAAGCAACAGCTTGATACAGATTTACACAGCAGTAAAAAGAGTATTTATAAACAACAAAAAGGCTTTAAACAGGCCGCAGTATTAATCCCCTTTGTTAATAGCGCAACGGGGATTAATATCCTCTTTACCGAACGCGCCTTGCACCTGCGCCACCACCCTGGACAAATTAGCTTTCCCGGTGGCAAGCATGAAGCGTCAGATAATAGCCTGTTAGATACCGCATTGCGGGAAACTGAAGAAGAGATTGGGATTTTACAAGGGCAAGTCGATATTTTCGGACGCTTACCCTCTCTCTCCACCATTAGTGGTTTTACTATCAACCCTTACTTGGGGTTTATTGATAGTGACTACCAACTCAGCATTGATAAACAAGAAGTGCGTAGTGTTTTTGAAGTACCACTTAGTTATTTACTCGACAGTAAAAACTTCCATAAACAGCATCTTGTCGCCAATAAACAACGCCACTATACCTTCTGTATTCGCTATCAAAATAGATTAATCTGGGGGGCAACCGCACAAATTTTACACAATTTACAACAACAAATATGGCAATAA
- the aspS gene encoding aspartate--tRNA ligase produces the protein MRTMYCGEVTEANIGQEIELVGWINKQRDLGGVTFLDMRDRAGIVQVFFDGDTPEATAIAATVRNEFCIKMKGQVRARPEGQVNKEMTTGGIEIRGLELEILNRSEPLPLDSNQQNSEEQRLRYRYLDLRRPEMAARMQFRAKVSSFVRRFLDDNGFLDVETPILTKATPEGARDYLVPSRTHKGQFFALPQSPQLFKQLLMMSGLDKYYQIVKCFRDEDLRADRQPEFTQIDIETSFMTADQVMDKTEEMIVKLFKEMLDVDLGTFPKMTYAEGMRRFGSDKPDLRIDFELVDVADLLTEVEFNVFSGPANDPQSRVAVICVPGGAALSRKNIDEYGKYVTIYGAKGLAWMKVNEVAKGLEGVQSPIAKFLSEEIVAEILKRSNAQDGDIILFGADKANVVAEAIGALRLKIAEDLGLVKDEWKPLWIIDFPMFEPLEDGSLTPLHHPFTAPINLTAEELEASPVGAISNAYDMVLNGCELGGGSVRIHKQDMQAAIFRILNISDEEAQDKFGFLLEALQFGAPPHAGLAFGLDRLVMLMTGTSSIREVIAFPKTASAACPLTNAPGVANPAALAELNIAVVKTEKKA, from the coding sequence ATGCGCACTATGTATTGTGGTGAAGTGACCGAAGCAAATATTGGTCAAGAAATTGAGTTAGTGGGTTGGATAAATAAGCAACGTGATTTAGGTGGAGTAACCTTCCTCGATATGCGTGATCGTGCGGGTATTGTGCAGGTCTTTTTTGATGGTGATACGCCAGAAGCAACCGCTATTGCTGCAACAGTACGTAATGAATTTTGTATCAAAATGAAAGGTCAAGTTCGTGCTCGTCCTGAAGGGCAAGTGAACAAAGAGATGACCACAGGTGGTATCGAAATCCGTGGTCTTGAATTAGAGATCTTAAATCGCAGTGAGCCATTACCCCTTGATAGCAACCAACAAAATAGTGAAGAGCAACGTTTACGTTACCGCTATTTAGATTTACGTCGCCCAGAAATGGCTGCACGTATGCAGTTCCGTGCCAAAGTGAGTAGCTTTGTGCGTCGCTTCCTCGATGACAATGGCTTTTTAGATGTTGAAACGCCAATCTTAACCAAAGCCACTCCAGAAGGTGCGCGTGATTATTTAGTGCCAAGTCGTACTCACAAAGGTCAGTTTTTTGCATTACCGCAATCTCCACAGCTCTTTAAACAACTGTTGATGATGTCTGGTTTAGATAAATATTACCAAATCGTTAAATGTTTCCGCGATGAAGATTTACGTGCCGACCGTCAACCTGAATTTACCCAAATCGATATTGAAACGTCATTCATGACGGCAGATCAAGTGATGGATAAAACAGAAGAGATGATCGTTAAGCTGTTCAAAGAGATGCTTGATGTTGATTTAGGCACTTTCCCGAAAATGACCTATGCCGAAGGGATGCGTCGTTTTGGTAGCGATAAGCCAGATTTACGTATCGACTTTGAATTAGTCGATGTAGCAGACCTGTTAACTGAAGTTGAATTCAATGTATTCTCTGGCCCTGCTAACGATCCTCAGAGTCGTGTTGCGGTGATCTGTGTGCCTGGTGGTGCTGCACTGTCACGTAAAAATATTGATGAATACGGCAAATACGTCACCATCTATGGCGCGAAAGGACTGGCATGGATGAAAGTGAACGAAGTCGCAAAAGGGTTGGAAGGGGTGCAATCGCCGATTGCTAAATTCCTATCGGAAGAGATCGTTGCTGAGATCCTCAAACGTAGCAATGCCCAAGATGGCGATATCATCCTATTTGGTGCCGATAAAGCGAATGTTGTGGCTGAAGCCATTGGTGCATTACGTCTTAAAATAGCGGAAGATTTAGGTTTAGTGAAAGATGAGTGGAAACCGCTTTGGATCATTGATTTTCCTATGTTTGAACCATTAGAAGATGGCTCTCTAACACCTTTACATCATCCATTTACCGCACCAATCAATTTAACGGCAGAAGAGTTAGAGGCTAGCCCTGTTGGAGCTATCTCTAATGCCTACGACATGGTATTAAACGGTTGTGAGCTTGGTGGTGGTAGTGTGCGTATTCACAAACAAGATATGCAAGCCGCAATTTTCCGTATCTTAAATATATCCGATGAAGAAGCACAGGATAAATTTGGTTTCCTATTAGAAGCATTACAATTTGGTGCGCCACCACATGCAGGACTTGCATTTGGTTTAGACCGTTTAGTGATGCTAATGACGGGCACAAGCTCAATTCGTGAAGTGATTGCCTTCCCGAAAACCGCGTCAGCAGCTTGTCCACTAACCAATGCACCGGGTGTTGCTAACCCAGCGGCACTTGCAGAGTTAAATATTGCAGTCGTTAAAACAGAAAAAAAAGCGTAA
- a CDS encoding methyl-accepting chemotaxis protein, with the protein MAFLDLVKEQKKLGYNANQGLLNEMRTSVHLLDEQLAKVKQHVYDTSVDYMAASKQMTYAIGIISILLIAFITWFIVHNIITALNGIQRSMLTIADTNNLSTPIQSKNTNDELAAIANAFNHVLNNFKGLISSVNQSVSSVTHVSHSLTDNIRQTNKGVQSQLQETDMVATAVTEMLSTIEEIASNTQDAADKAQQTNQNTIQGKDEVDATIQQIQCLSDKLIQSESVVQELERDGKNIASVLDVIRSIAEQTNLLALNAAIEAARAGEQGRGFAVVADEVRTLASRTQTSTKEIEVIIAELQNRTHDIVTLMGECNHEGEESRMKAAKAGAMLDAINADVVVISDMNTAIATAIEQQSAVAAEVNQHVVSIRDVAQDASKSALQNEKISHELVEQANVLAKQTQHFTL; encoded by the coding sequence ATGGCTTTTTTAGATTTAGTTAAAGAGCAAAAAAAGCTCGGTTACAACGCCAATCAAGGTTTACTAAACGAGATGCGCACGAGCGTTCACCTACTTGATGAACAATTAGCAAAAGTGAAGCAGCACGTTTATGATACTTCGGTCGATTATATGGCTGCAAGTAAACAAATGACCTATGCCATTGGGATAATATCGATATTATTAATTGCATTTATCACGTGGTTCATCGTACATAATATAATCACTGCACTTAATGGAATACAACGTTCCATGCTAACCATTGCCGACACTAATAATTTAAGTACCCCTATCCAATCTAAAAATACAAATGATGAATTAGCCGCCATAGCGAATGCCTTTAATCACGTATTAAATAACTTTAAAGGGTTAATTAGTTCGGTTAATCAATCGGTCAGCAGTGTTACCCACGTAAGCCACTCTCTCACCGATAATATTCGCCAGACCAATAAAGGCGTGCAATCACAGCTGCAAGAGACAGATATGGTTGCTACGGCGGTAACAGAAATGTTATCAACCATTGAAGAGATCGCTTCAAATACACAGGATGCAGCAGACAAAGCGCAGCAGACCAATCAGAATACTATTCAAGGTAAAGATGAAGTAGATGCAACCATCCAGCAAATTCAGTGCTTATCTGACAAGTTGATACAATCAGAATCCGTGGTACAGGAACTCGAACGCGACGGTAAAAATATTGCCAGTGTCCTCGATGTAATACGCTCCATTGCCGAACAGACGAACTTATTGGCATTAAACGCCGCTATTGAAGCGGCACGAGCGGGTGAGCAAGGGCGAGGATTTGCCGTGGTTGCCGATGAGGTACGTACCTTAGCTAGCCGCACACAGACCTCAACCAAAGAGATAGAAGTGATTATTGCTGAATTACAAAATAGAACCCATGATATTGTCACATTAATGGGTGAATGTAACCATGAAGGTGAAGAAAGTCGCATGAAAGCAGCCAAGGCGGGTGCCATGCTCGATGCGATTAACGCCGATGTTGTGGTTATTTCAGATATGAATACTGCGATTGCTACGGCAATTGAACAGCAGAGTGCCGTTGCTGCAGAGGTCAATCAACATGTTGTATCTATTCGCGATGTTGCACAAGATGCCAGCAAGTCGGCATTACAAAATGAAAAAATTAGCCATGAGTTAGTCGAGCAAGCAAATGTATTAGCTAAACAAACGCAACACTTTACGCTCTAA
- a CDS encoding VOC family protein has protein sequence MKMNHVGIMVGDMDKAVEFYTKALGLKVVMGNTKVTEERETAIGRMCIAVFGEGFKGFNIAHLVTSDGIGVEMFEMKERAERHVVDFSRLGIFHFCLQTDDFHGAIERTEKFGGKVRMDIMRYHPEDDNNQAKMVYLEDPFGNLFELYSHTYEETYAAEYE, from the coding sequence ATGAAAATGAATCATGTCGGTATAATGGTAGGTGATATGGATAAAGCGGTTGAGTTTTACACTAAAGCGCTTGGCCTTAAAGTTGTTATGGGAAATACCAAAGTCACTGAAGAGCGTGAAACTGCAATAGGCAGAATGTGTATTGCCGTTTTTGGTGAAGGCTTCAAGGGCTTTAATATCGCACACTTAGTAACTAGCGATGGTATTGGTGTTGAGATGTTTGAAATGAAAGAGCGTGCAGAACGCCATGTGGTGGATTTTTCTCGATTAGGTATTTTCCACTTTTGTTTACAAACTGATGACTTTCATGGCGCGATCGAAAGAACTGAAAAGTTTGGCGGCAAAGTGAGAATGGATATCATGCGTTATCACCCAGAAGATGATAACAACCAAGCTAAAATGGTTTACTTAGAAGACCCATTTGGTAACTTATTTGAGCTTTACTCACACACCTATGAAGAGACTTACGCTGCAGAATATGAGTAA
- a CDS encoding acyltransferase family protein codes for MKSTSSSIFYIDLLRTMAAFAVVSIHVLGPFRYLYGDIPESDWLAAMGINSVTRWAVPVFVMISGALLLSSQRPFNCEVYLSKRISKVVIPFVAWTLIYAFIAGFMVDDLFTGIWSSEITWSMIAASPNDPTWYHLWFFYDFIPLYFLIPLLQPILKKLPEELYKFIVVIFLLLFLMKWLKVESFLQENLILYTGYLLLGHYLFSHDNSQTRKYWLIAGVAMLLLNFFGSWQLTIDTGEYSSFYMGYKTLNTAVIGAMIFVYAQHYGDKIEGKLRALISLIAKYSLGIYLLHPILLIPVRHLDNGFYQFFHSNWLAIPLLTIVILFISLLCTMLLAKIPVVKHLLP; via the coding sequence ATGAAGTCAACGAGCTCTTCTATTTTTTATATCGACTTATTGCGCACAATGGCCGCCTTTGCCGTTGTTTCTATTCATGTTTTAGGGCCATTTCGTTATCTATATGGTGATATTCCCGAATCAGATTGGTTAGCTGCGATGGGCATTAATAGTGTCACGCGTTGGGCTGTACCTGTGTTTGTGATGATAAGTGGTGCGCTGTTGTTATCTAGTCAGCGCCCCTTTAACTGCGAAGTATATCTGAGCAAACGTATTTCGAAAGTTGTTATTCCATTTGTTGCTTGGACCTTAATTTATGCTTTTATTGCTGGATTTATGGTAGATGATCTGTTTACTGGGATCTGGTCTAGCGAGATAACGTGGTCGATGATTGCAGCGTCACCCAATGATCCAACGTGGTATCATCTCTGGTTCTTTTATGATTTTATTCCGCTCTATTTTTTAATTCCCTTGTTACAGCCGATATTAAAAAAATTGCCCGAGGAGTTGTACAAATTCATTGTGGTTATTTTTCTGTTACTGTTTTTAATGAAATGGCTGAAAGTAGAAAGTTTTCTGCAAGAAAATCTTATTTTATATACGGGGTACTTGTTGCTCGGGCACTATCTATTTAGCCATGATAACAGTCAAACACGTAAATACTGGTTAATTGCAGGCGTGGCAATGTTGTTATTAAACTTCTTTGGCAGTTGGCAATTAACTATAGATACAGGTGAATATAGTAGTTTTTATATGGGTTATAAAACGCTCAATACAGCGGTTATTGGCGCGATGATCTTTGTCTATGCGCAGCATTATGGGGATAAAATAGAGGGCAAGTTACGTGCCTTGATATCGCTCATTGCTAAATATAGTTTGGGAATTTATCTGCTACATCCAATACTATTAATTCCTGTACGTCATTTAGATAATGGTTTTTATCAATTTTTTCACAGCAATTGGTTGGCGATTCCTCTGCTAACCATTGTGATACTTTTTATCTCTTTGCTATGTACAATGTTGTTAGCAAAAATACCTGTGGTGAAACATCTTTTACCCTAA
- the cmoA gene encoding carboxy-S-adenosyl-L-methionine synthase CmoA, translating into MSKTDNIYSQPLEQIGGFTFNEQVVQVFPDMIKRSVPGYEKIIQTIGMITQRCAIENSNLYDLGCSLGAATLSMRRGLTNKSGCKIIAVDNSQAMVERCQQHINAYKSETPVTVLCDDICNIDINNASVVVLNFTLQFLSLEKRLTLLRNIYKGLLPGGVLVLSEKFIFEDATSHQLLIDLHLDFKRSHGYSELEISQKRSSLDNVLIAETVEQHYQRLQQAGFKHNNLWYQCFNFGSIISIKE; encoded by the coding sequence ATGAGTAAAACAGACAATATTTATAGTCAGCCACTTGAACAAATAGGTGGATTTACCTTTAATGAACAGGTTGTGCAAGTTTTCCCTGACATGATCAAGCGTTCTGTCCCGGGCTATGAGAAGATCATCCAAACGATCGGTATGATCACTCAGCGCTGCGCGATAGAAAACAGCAACCTGTATGATTTAGGCTGTTCATTGGGCGCGGCGACACTCTCGATGCGACGAGGTTTGACTAATAAAAGTGGTTGTAAAATTATTGCCGTCGATAACTCGCAGGCGATGGTTGAACGTTGTCAGCAACACATTAACGCCTATAAGTCAGAAACACCTGTTACTGTTCTGTGTGATGATATTTGTAATATCGACATTAATAATGCTTCCGTGGTGGTGCTCAATTTCACCCTACAGTTTTTATCACTTGAGAAACGGCTAACATTATTACGTAATATCTATAAGGGGTTATTACCGGGTGGGGTATTGGTCTTATCGGAAAAATTTATCTTTGAGGATGCCACCAGCCATCAACTATTAATCGACCTGCACTTAGATTTTAAACGTAGTCATGGCTATAGTGAACTAGAGATCAGCCAAAAACGGTCCTCATTGGATAATGTATTAATCGCAGAGACCGTTGAACAGCACTATCAACGCCTTCAACAGGCTGGTTTTAAACACAACAATCTATGGTACCAATGTTTTAACTTTGGCTCTATTATCAGTATTAAAGAGTAA
- a CDS encoding transglycosylase SLT domain-containing protein, giving the protein MKWSNFLFFSSVVISCPTYANDPFAELDQEMAVYDDRSGDSVALEKEFQAFLIEQEKQYQAWLVAYLKEFDQFQQTLVSKWGEGDVSQSDRNVEFSDDQNVKSVVDYENEELSVAVLVDKNLSQQEVEKVVQDKIETLLQDKKSNIARLFGDREFIKKGHVTVDQVAFSENKKQQVKERIIKQTQAQIQQIDKQADRVQLANDQVSEDKSQQIAIQEKAELIELTKQRMNKADSTYQEAQRKSKNDKNIAVYKVQLPKNSLQDRAKKYVDMAEKEGKARDISPALVMAIMHSESAFDPRATSPVPAYGLMQIVPRTAGHDVNRLLRNIDKPMQKNDLYIPAVNVETGTAYLDILDKRYLKAIKDDRSRLYCTIAAYNTGAGNVARVFNKNGSRNINQAATEINRLSADEVYKQLITKLPYDETRQYLRRVNSRIALYQVKI; this is encoded by the coding sequence ATGAAATGGTCTAATTTTCTTTTTTTTAGTAGCGTAGTTATTAGTTGTCCCACATATGCAAATGATCCCTTTGCTGAGTTGGATCAAGAGATGGCCGTTTATGATGATCGCTCTGGTGATTCAGTGGCATTAGAAAAAGAGTTTCAAGCATTTCTTATTGAGCAAGAGAAGCAGTATCAAGCTTGGTTAGTGGCCTATTTAAAGGAATTCGACCAGTTTCAGCAAACATTAGTTAGTAAATGGGGGGAAGGGGATGTTTCTCAGTCAGATCGAAACGTTGAATTTAGTGATGACCAAAATGTGAAATCCGTGGTTGACTATGAAAATGAAGAGCTGAGTGTTGCTGTCTTAGTCGATAAAAACCTCTCTCAACAGGAAGTTGAAAAGGTGGTACAGGATAAAATTGAGACCCTGTTACAGGATAAAAAATCGAATATTGCACGTCTTTTTGGTGATCGAGAATTTATTAAAAAAGGCCATGTTACGGTTGATCAAGTGGCATTTTCTGAAAATAAAAAACAACAAGTTAAAGAACGTATCATCAAACAAACCCAAGCGCAGATCCAACAAATTGATAAACAAGCCGATAGAGTTCAACTTGCTAATGATCAAGTTAGCGAAGATAAATCTCAACAAATTGCGATTCAGGAGAAAGCGGAGCTTATCGAGTTAACAAAGCAACGCATGAACAAGGCCGATAGCACTTATCAGGAGGCTCAAAGAAAGAGTAAAAATGACAAGAATATTGCCGTTTATAAAGTGCAGTTACCTAAAAATAGCTTACAAGATAGAGCTAAAAAATATGTAGATATGGCAGAAAAAGAGGGCAAGGCGCGTGATATTTCCCCCGCATTAGTGATGGCGATTATGCATTCTGAGTCGGCCTTCGATCCTCGCGCAACTTCGCCGGTTCCTGCCTATGGATTAATGCAAATCGTGCCTCGAACAGCAGGGCATGATGTTAATCGTTTGCTGCGTAATATTGATAAACCGATGCAAAAAAATGACCTTTATATTCCTGCTGTTAATGTAGAAACGGGGACGGCCTATTTAGATATTTTAGACAAACGTTATTTAAAAGCGATCAAGGATGACCGTAGCCGCCTATATTGCACTATTGCTGCCTATAATACGGGCGCCGGTAATGTCGCACGAGTGTTTAATAAAAATGGCTCGCGCAATATTAATCAAGCGGCGACGGAGATTAATAGATTATCTGCCGATGAAGTTTATAAACAGTTAATCACTAAATTACCCTATGATGAAACAAGGCAGTATTTACGTCGCGTTAACTCTCGTATTGCACTTTATCAAGTGAAAATATAA
- the cmoB gene encoding tRNA 5-methoxyuridine(34)/uridine 5-oxyacetic acid(34) synthase CmoB, whose protein sequence is MIDFSHFYSIIAKNRLSHWLRVLPTQLHEWENSHVHGKLAGWIRVLNKLPAIKTASIELKERVEIGSEGELALGESKKIESLLQKFHPWRKGPFTIHGIHIDTEWRSDWKWDRVLPHISPLKYRYVLDVGCGSGYHMWRMLGEGAEFVVGIDPSDLFLCQFEAIRHFANKEQNVHLLPLGIQELPKLAAFDTVFSMGVLYHRKSPMDHITQLQDQLVEGGELVLETLVIAGDENSVLVPQDRYAKMRNIWFLPSAEALKLWVEKCGFEDVRIVDINDTLTGEQRSTAWMTNESLQDYLDPNDPSKTIEGHPAPKRALLIAKKAFKPLS, encoded by the coding sequence ATGATCGACTTTAGTCATTTCTACAGCATTATTGCAAAAAATCGTTTGAGCCACTGGCTACGTGTACTGCCAACACAGCTGCATGAGTGGGAAAACAGCCACGTACACGGAAAACTCGCTGGTTGGATACGCGTATTAAATAAACTTCCCGCTATTAAAACAGCATCCATCGAACTCAAAGAGAGAGTTGAAATAGGTAGTGAAGGCGAGCTTGCACTGGGCGAAAGTAAAAAAATAGAGAGTCTACTGCAAAAATTTCACCCTTGGCGCAAAGGCCCATTTACTATTCACGGCATTCACATTGATACCGAATGGCGAAGTGATTGGAAATGGGATCGCGTCTTACCCCATATTAGCCCACTTAAATACCGCTATGTATTAGATGTAGGTTGTGGCAGTGGTTACCACATGTGGCGCATGCTAGGTGAAGGTGCGGAGTTTGTTGTTGGCATCGACCCTAGTGACCTCTTTTTATGTCAATTTGAAGCGATACGTCACTTTGCCAATAAAGAGCAAAATGTCCACCTACTGCCTCTGGGCATCCAAGAGCTACCTAAGCTGGCGGCCTTCGATACGGTCTTTTCAATGGGCGTACTATATCATCGTAAATCACCGATGGATCATATTACTCAATTGCAGGATCAACTCGTTGAAGGCGGCGAATTAGTGTTAGAAACCTTAGTGATTGCTGGCGATGAAAATTCGGTGTTAGTGCCGCAGGATAGATATGCCAAAATGCGTAATATTTGGTTTTTACCCAGCGCAGAAGCACTTAAATTATGGGTAGAAAAATGTGGCTTTGAAGATGTACGTATTGTTGATATTAACGATACCCTAACGGGAGAACAACGCAGCACTGCATGGATGACCAACGAATCACTACAGGATTATTTAGATCCTAACGATCCCAGTAAAACCATCGAAGGGCACCCTGCGCCGAAGCGCGCGCTGTTAATCGCTAAAAAAGCCTTTAAGCCGTTATCATAA